The segment GTGGGATTTCGGGGAGGGAAGGGCAGAAGATGAACAAGGGAGTACATAGTCTATTACAGCTTGACCCTGCCCGGGGCGGGCCGGTGCTGGATTCCCAGCAGTACCGCGAAGCGGTGATTGCCAGGCTCCGCCTGCTGGTTCCGTTCGCTGCGGCCTGTTGTACGACAGTAGACCCGCACACGCTTTTAACCACAGGGGCGGTCACGGAGCAGGGACTGGAGGAGGTTCATCCGCTATTGTTCGAGTATGAATATCTGCATGAGGATTATATGAAGTATGAGCAGTTAGCGGTGTCGGATATTCCGGCAGTCTGCTTAAGCGGAGTGACCGGGGGAAGTCTGGAGAAAAGCGCGCGTTACCGCAAGGTGCTGCAGCCCGCCGGATTCGGGGATGAGCTGCGTGTAGCGCTGCGCACCGGCGGGGTCTGCTGGGGGTTCCTGACCTTATTCCGTCCGCTGGGCCAGCCGGCGTTTCAGGAGCAGGAATGCGCCTTGCTGGCTTCGGTAGCTCCGCTGATCGCTGAACGTCTGCGGGCGTATGCCTCTGTCCTGCCGGTATCCGGAGCGGACCGGGCCGTGCCGGAGGATAACGGTATTCTGGTGCTGAGTGAGCAGCTGGTCCCGGTCAGTGC is part of the Paenibacillus sp. FSL M7-0420 genome and harbors:
- a CDS encoding LuxR C-terminal-related transcriptional regulator, producing the protein MNKGVHSLLQLDPARGGPVLDSQQYREAVIARLRLLVPFAAACCTTVDPHTLLTTGAVTEQGLEEVHPLLFEYEYLHEDYMKYEQLAVSDIPAVCLSGVTGGSLEKSARYRKVLQPAGFGDELRVALRTGGVCWGFLTLFRPLGQPAFQEQECALLASVAPLIAERLRAYASVLPVSGADRAVPEDNGILVLSEQLVPVSANAAARYWLKQIWNLELLEEGQLPGPVRAVCLRVLGAKKPAGTGTSQARISLPTGDGAYLTVTASLLGGPQRQLAVSLVSARSGDVFRLLAEAFALTAREKELAELLALGLSTKELAESLHISAYTVQDHLKSIFAKTGVSSRRELISRLFSR